Below is a genomic region from Fusobacterium canifelinum.
AAAATTGCTTATAAAGTTTTCTATTCCTGCTATTGTAGGAATGTTTGTGAATGCTTTATACAATGTTGTGGATAGAATATATATTGGAAATATAAAAGATATAGGACACTTAGGGATAACAGGGATAGGTGTAGTATTTCCAGTAGTTATTTTAATATTTGCGTTTTCATTATTAATTGGTATAGGTTCGGCAGCAGCAGTATCTTTAAAATTAGGAATGAAAGATAGAGAAGAAGCTGAGAGGTTTTTAGGAGTAGCAGTATTTTTATCTTTTATTGTTTCTGTTGTACTTATGATAATTATATATTTTAATATGGATAAAATAATTTATCTTATAGGTGGAAGTAATGATACTTTTATCTATGCAAAAGATTATTTATTCTATATAAATCTTGGAGTACCAGCAGCAATTTTAGGCTTGGTTTTAAACTCTGTAATAAGGTCAGATGGTAGTCCAAAGATAGCAATGGGAACTTTGCTTATAGGAGCTATAACAAATATAGTTTTAGACCCTATCTTTATCTTTGTATTTGGAATGGGAGTTAAAGGAGCTGCAACAGCCACTATAATTTCACAATATGTTTCAATGTTTTGGACTGTTTATTATTTTAAATCAAAGAGAAGTAAGATAAAATTAATAAAAAAAGATATAAAATTTAATTTTCATAAGGCAAAAGAAATCTGCCTTTTAGGTAGCTCTGCTTTTGCAATACAATTAGGTTTTGGCTTGGTTGTATATATTTTAAATACTGTTTTAAAAAAATATGGAGGAGACACTTCCATAGGTGCTATGGCAATAGTACAGTCGTTTATCACTTTTATGGCTATGCCAATTTTTGGAATAAATCAAGGAATACAGCCAATTTTAGGATATAATTATGGAGCAGAAAAATACAAAAGAGTAAAAGAAGCATTGTATAAAGGTATTTTTGCTGCAACAATAATTTGTATTATAGGATATACAAGTGTAAGATTATTTTCAAATACTTTAATTCAAATATTTACAACTAAGCCTGAATTGCAAGAAATTACTAAATATGGTTTAAAAGCATATACAATGGTTTTTCCAATAGTTGGATTTCAAATAGTTTCATCAATCTATTTTCAAGCAGTAGGTAAACCTAGAATGAGCTTTTTTATAAGTCTTTCAAGACAAATTATTGTTATGATACCTTGTTTAATAATTTTACCAATATTTTTTGGTTTAAATGGTATTTGGTATGCTGCACCAACAGCAGATAGTATAGCGACATTGATTACTTTTATTTTAGTTAGAAAAGAAATAAAAAAATTAGATAAATTAGAAGAGATGTTAGAAAAGAGAGATGTTTAAAAGAGAGGAGAAAAATGAGAAAACTAAATCTATTAAAAAAATGGGATAGTTTATCTCCTTATAGAAAATTAATATTCGGCTTTTTAGTAGCAATTTTTATTGGAGTAATACTTTTAAAAATGCCTTTTTCATTAAGAGAAAATCAAAATATATCAGTTTTAGACTCTTTGTTCACAATAGTTTCTGCTATTTGTGTAACAGGTTTATCTGTTGTTGATGTAAGTCAGGTTTTTACTTCAACAGGTCAATTAATAATTTTGTTTTTTATTCAATTAGGTGGACTTGGAGTTATGACAGTTTCAATAATAGTTTTTCTATTGATTGGTAAAAAAATGACTTTTGAAACAAGAGAACTTTTAAAAGAAGAAAGAAACTCTAATAGTAATGGAGGGATTACAAGTTTTATAAAATATCTGTTGTTGACAGTATTTTTTATTGAAATATTAGGAGCTTTAATTTTAGCCTATGGCTTTTCTAAATATCTTCCATTAGAAAAATCCTTTTTTTATGGCTTGTTTCATTCTATATCGGCATTTTGTAATGCAGGTTTTTCTTTATTTACTGATAGTTTAGAATCTTTTAAGTATGATAAAATAATAAGTTTAACCATTTCTTTTTTAATTGTTTTAGGTGGAATAGGTTTTGTAACAATAAATTCACTTTTTATAATTAAGAAAAAAAAGTTAAAAAATTTAAGTTTAACCTCAAAATTTGCTTTACTTATTACATTTTTTCTTTTAACTTTAGGAACTGTACTTTTTTTAATATTTGAGTATAATAATCCTAGTACTTTAAAAAATATGAAATTTTTGGATAAATTGTTAAATTCATTTTTCCAAAGTGTAACATTGAGAACAGCAGGTTTTAATACTGTGCCACTTGAAAATATAAGATCAGCAACAGTATTCATTTCATATATTTTTATGTTTATAGGAGCATCTCCAGGTTCAACAGGAGGAGGAATAAAAACAACAACTTTTGGTATTTTAATATTTTATGCTCTTGGAGTTTTAAAAAGAAAAGAATATGTTGAAGTTTTTAAGAGAAGAATAGATTGGGAGCTTATAAACAAGGCTTTGGCTATAGTAGTTATTTCTGTATTTTACATTATTATAATAATAACAATTATATTATCAATAGAAAGTTTTTCAATAGATAAAGTAATATATGAAGTTATCTCAGCTTTTTCAACAACTGGTCTGAGCATGGGAATAACATCAAGTCTAGGAGCAATATCAAAGGTTTTAATAATTGTCACAATGTTTATAGGAAGATTAGGACCTATGACAGTGGCATTAGCTTTCACAAATAATAAAAAAAGTTTAGTAAAATATCCTAAAGAAGATATATTGATAGGATAAAAATGAGGTGATAAATGTGAAACAGTATTTAGTTATAGGTCTAGGAAGATTTGGAGAAAGTGTTTCTAAAACTTTATATGATGCAGGAGCAAATGTCTTAGGAATAGATGTGAATGAAGAGTTGATACAAGATAAGATTGATAACAATATATTAAAAAATGCTGTGATTGGAGATGCAAGTGATGAAAAGATTTTAAAAGATATTGGAGCAGAAAATTTTGATATTGCTTTTGTATGCACTGCTGACATAGAAGCAAGTGTTATGATAACATTGAATTTAAAAGAGTTTGGAATAAGAACAATTATAGCTAAAGCTGTAAATAAAAAACATGGGAAGGTTCTTACAAAAGTTGGTGCAACAGAAATAGTTTATCCAGAAGAGCATATGGGAAAAAGAATAGCTGAACTTACTATGAATAAAGATATAATAGAGCATTTAAAGTTCAATGATAATTTCGTATTGGTAGAAATTAAAGCACCACATATATTTTGGAATAATAGTCTTATAAAATTAGATGTTAGAAATAAATACAATATAAATGTAGTTGGAATAAAAAAAAGAGGGGGAACATTTTTACCTAATCCAACAGCTAATATCATAATAGAAGAAGGAGATATTTTAGTAGTTATAACTGATAAAAAGACAGTAAAGTCTTTTAGTAGTTTAATTTAGGGGGAAAAATGCAAGAATTTGATATTATAGTCATTGGAGCGGGTCATGCTGGTTGTGAAGCTGCTTTAGCTTCAGCAAGAATGGGAATAAAAACAGCAATATTTACGATATCACTTGATACTATTGGAGTGATGTCTTGTAATCCTTCACTAGGTGGACCAGCAAAATCTCATTTAGCAAAGGAAATTGATGCACTTGGCGGAGAAATGGGACGAAACATAGATAAAACTTTTATACAAATAAGAGTATTAAATACAAAAAAAGGTCCAGCAGTTCGTTCTTTGAGGGCACAAGCAGACAAAATGGCTTATGCCAATGAGATGAAAAAAACTTTGGAACATACAGATAATTTATCTGTAATTCAAGGTATGGTAAGTGAGCTTGTAGTTGAAGAGGAAAATGGAAAGAAAGTAATAAAAGGTATAAAAATAAGAGAAGGCTTAGAATACAGAGCTAAGATAGTTATTTTAGCAACTGGAACATTTTTAAGAGGGCTTATTCATATAGGGGAAGTAAACTTCAGTGCAGGAAGAATGGGAGAATTATCTTCAGAAGAACTACCATTATCACTTAAAAAAGTTGGTTTAAAATTAGAAAGATTTAAAACAGGAACACCAGCAAGAATTGATGGAAGAACAATAGATTTTTCAGTTTTAGAAGAACAACCTGGGGATAAGAGTCAAGTTTTAAAATTTTCAAATAGAACAACAGATGAAGAGGCATTAAGTAGAAGACAAATCTCTTGCTATATTGCACATACTAATGATAAGGTTCATGAAATTATTAAAAATGCAAAAGAAAGATCACCAATGTTCAATGGAAAAATACAAGGACTTGGGCCAAGATATTGTCCTTCAATAGAAGATAAAGTTTTTAGATATCCAGATAAAAACCAACATCATTTATTCTTGGAAAGAGAAGGATATGAAACAAATGAAATTTATCTTGGTGGAATGTCATCATCATTACCTGTTGATGTTCAAGAAGAAATGATAAAAAATCTTCAAGGTTTTGAAAATGCTAAAATCATGAGATATGCCTATGCAATAGAATATGACTATGTTCCACCAGAAGAAATAAAATATACTTTGGAAAGTAGAACTATTGATAATTTATTCTTAGCAGGACAAATAAATGGAACTTCTGGTTATGAAGAAGCAGGAGCACAAGGACTTATGGCAGGAATTAATGCTGTAAGAAAATTGAGAAATGAAGAACCAATAATACTAGATAGAGCTGATTCATATATAGGTACTTTAATAGATGACTTGGTTTCAAAAGGGACTAATGAACCATATAGAATGTTTACTGCAAGAAGTGAGTATAGACTTTACTTAAGAGAAGACAATGCAGATTTAAGATTGAGTAGAATAGGTTATGAGTTAGGATTAATTCCAGAAGAAGAATATCAAAGAGTTGAAAAGAAAAGAAGAGATGTTGAGCTTATAACAGAAATTTTAACTAAAACAAGTGTGGGACCAAGTAATCCAAGAGTTAATGAAACTCTTTTAAAAAGAGGAGAAAATCCTATAAAAGATGGAAGTACATTGTTGGAGTTATTGAGAAGACCAGAAGTTACTTTTGAAGATATAAAATATATTTCAGAAGAAATAAAAGGTGTAGATTTACAAGGTTATGACCATGATACAACTTATCAAGTTGAAATTACTGTTAAATACCAAGGTTATATAAATAGAGCCTTAAAGATGATAGAAAAACATAAATCTATGGAAAATAAGAAAATTCCTACTGATATAGACTATGATGACTTAAAAACTATACCTAAGGAAGCTAAGGATAAATTAAAGAGAATAAAACCTATAAATATTGGCCAAGCAAGTAGAATTTCAGGAGTATCTCCTGCTGATATTCAAGCTATATTAATTTATTTGAAAATGAGAGGAAATTAAATTGAAAGATTATTTTAAAGAAGGTTTAGATAAAATAAAAGTTTCTTATGATGAAAATAAAATAGAGAGATCTTTGAAATATTTAGAAATTTTATTAGATTATAATAGCCACACTAATTTAACAGCAATAAGGGAAGAAAAAGCTATAATTGAAAAACATTTTTTAGATTCTTTGCTACTTCAAAATCTATTAAAAGATGAAGACAAAACTTTAATAGACATTGGAACAGGTGCAGGTTTCCCTGGGATGATATTGGCAATTTTTAATGAGAATAAAAATTTTACTTTGCTTGATTCTGTAAGAAAGAAAACAGATTTCTTAGAACTTGTAAAAACTGAATTATCCTTAAATAATGTTGAAGTAATAAATGGAAGAGCAGAAGAAATCATAAAAGATAGAAGAGAAAAATATGATGTTGGACTTTGTAGAGGAGTTTCAAATCTTTCTGTTATTTTGGAGTATGAAATACCTTTTTTAAAAGTGAATGGAAGATTTTTACCACAAAAAATGATTGGAACTGATGAGGTTGAAAATTCATCTAATGCTTTAAAAGTTTTAAATTCTAAAATAATTAAAGAATATGAATTTAAACTACCATTTTCAAGTGAAGATAGACTTGTTATTGAGATATTAAAGACAAAGAAAACTGATATAAAATATCCAAGAAAAACTGGAATACCTTTGAAGAAACCATTGTAAAAAATTAGGGATATGTTACAATTAAAATGTAATATATCTCTTTTTATTTTACAAGTGTTTATAATTCGATAAATGAAGTTGAAGAAGATGTAGCAAGTGAAATTCTTGAGAAATGTAGAAATATCTTATAATTACTATAAATTTTATAAATATGGAGAATTGAAAAATGGTAGAAATTAAAGAAGAGCAAGGAGAAATAGAAGTATCAAAAAGTCATTTAAGACATATAAATTTTTATAAAATGTATACTTTATTATGTATGTTATTATTTTCTTTTATTACCTTAAAACTTATGGGGATATTTTTTAATCCACTTACAATTCTTTTCATCATTGGGTATATTTATTTAACATTATTTACTGTTTCTAATGAAAAAATAATAGTAAGAGAAGATTATTTACTTATTCAGGCTTTAAGAAATAATAAGAAAGTTCTTTATTCTAAAAAGATATTTTTAAATGAAATAGAGAAAATATATTTTAAGGATACATTTGGAATATCTCTTATCTTAGATCCAGGAATAATAAATTATTTAATTAATTCAAGGCAAAAATTTATAAAAATAGAAACAGATAAAAAGGTTTATTCATATGGATTATTTATAGAATATAATGATTTTCTAAAAATAGATCTAATTCTTCAAGCAAAAATTAAAGAATATAAAGATAAAGAAAGAATGGCTAATGAAGTAAAAAGAAAAAAAGAAGAATTATTAGATATTTATAGTTTAGGAATTGAGGAAAGGTATAAGAAAATATTGAATACTATTTTAGATGAGGAAAAATTATTTTTATCAAAGAAAGATGATTGTTATATAATTGATGTTGTTAGTGAAGTAAGAAAAGATTTAGAAGAGATAGATTTCTATATTTTTTATGTAAATTATTTATCAAAAAAAGAATATGAAGATAAAAAAGTTTTAGTTGGTTATAATGGAAGTGATGAAAAAGAAGCAACTATGGCAAAGTTAAAAGAAGATATAAATGAAATAAGAGATAACAGAAGCACATTAAAAAAATAAAACTGCACTCTTAACCTTGATACCCAAGATTAGAAGTGCAGTTAATTTTTTATCTATCTACCCCATTTATCAACTTTTGATAAAAATTGAGGATATGCTAGGTATAATGCTCTAGCATTAACATTATTTAATTCTAATTTTGTTTTTTCTTGTTTCTTAGCAAGATTAGAAAGTTGTATCATTCTATCAGACATTTCTACTTGGAACCAAACTTGTTCATTATAGAAATTATTTCTCTTTACAAATGCAGCAAGTAATTTTCTCAATTTTTTAACATCTTTATCTTTTAAATCAGCTTGTTGAGAAAATGCTTCTATTTGTGCCCATTCTTCTTTATCAGCTACCACTTCTTTTATATATTTAGAAGGATTATCTAATTGAGAAGAAGCTTGTTTAACCATATAATCTACTAATCCTTTAGGATCTTTTATATTAGTAACTTCAATAATAAATTTTCTAGGCATTTTATTTACATAAGATGTTAATATTTTAGCAAAACGATCAAATTCATCATCTGTAATTTCATTAGCAGGAGTTTTTCCTAAGTAATCTAAGAAATAGTAATCTTTTTCAGACATTTTTCCTTGTTTTCTAAAATTAACTAAAGGATTTTCTTCTCCATACCAATCAGGGTTTGTAGCTTCTGCCACCATAACTTTTGACATAGTTGTTTCCCAATTATGAGCTGACTCTTTGTTTAAAGAATATTTTTCAACTAACCCCTTTTTTGACACAGTAGTTGAACTACAAGATATTAAAGTAAAAGTCATAACTAAAAGAAATAATAATTTTTTCATTTTTCCTCCTTATTATCTTCCACAACATTTTTCGTAAGGTTTACCACTTCCACATGAGCATAGACCATCTGTATTTTCAGTGTTCACCTCTTTGATTTCTGCTTCTTCAATCTCATCTTCTTCATCTTTTACTGGTTCAGTATTTACAACCACTTTAAATAAGAATGAAGTAGCTTGTTCTTGAATTGTTGCTATCATTTCTTCAAATATTTGGCTTGAAATCAATTTATATTCAGTTACTGGATCTCTTTGACCATAAGCTCTTAAATAAATACTTTCTCTTAAAGCATCAAGAGATTTTAAATGCCCTCTCCATCTATTATCAACAACATCAAATAAAATATGTTTTTCAAGTTTTCTCATTAGATCAGAACCAAGTTCTGCTTCTTTATTATTATATTGCTCAACTAAAGCATTATAAACTCTTTCAGCATATTCTTCTTTTGTACTTCTTAAATATGCTTTATCATCTGCTTCTTCATAAACATAGAAATCTTTTAGATATTCATTTAATCCATCAATATCCCAATCTTCTCTCATTTCAGGAGCAAATTTTTCATATACTTTTTCTGTGATATTTCTATGAAGCATTTCTAATATTTTATCTTTTAGATTGTCAATAGCAAGTGCTTCATTTCTACTTTCGTAAATAGCTGTTCTTTGTTTATTCATAACATCATCAAATTCAAGCAGATTTTTTCTTATTCCAAAGTTTCTAGCTTCTATTTTCTTTTGAGCTTTTTCAATAGCAGAGTTTATCATTCCATGAGTTATAGGTTCTCCTTCTGGAAGTTTTAATCTATCCATCCAAACCATTACTCTTTCAGAACCAAACAGTCTCATTAAATCATCTTCAAGTGATAGGTAAAATTCAGATTCTCCTGGGTCACCTTGTCTACCAGATCTTCCTCTTAATTGGTTATCTATTCTTCTTGATTCATGTCTTTCAGTACCAAGTATAAATAAACCACCTAAGGCTAAAACTTGTTCTTTTTCCTTAGCACATTGTTCTTGATATTTTGCAAAAACTTCTGAGAAGTTTTCGTCATCTCTTGAATCAACTTCTGCAAGAGCCATAAACTCTGGGTTACCCCCAAGCATAATGTCTGTTCCTCTACCTGCCATGTTTGTAGCTATTGTAACAGCTTTATATCTACCTGCTTGAGCAACTATTTCAGCTTCTTTAGCATGGTATTTAGCATTCAATACATTGTGAGGAATTCCTCTTTTCTTTAAAAGTTCTGATAATTCTTCTGAACTTTTTATTGAAATTGTACCCACAAGAACAGGTTGCCCTTTTTCATATAGTCCTTGTATTCTATCAATAATTGCATTGATTTTTTCTTTTTTAGTCTTATAAACTAAGTCAGCATCATCTTTTCTTATAACTGGTAAGTTAGTAGGAATAACAACAACTTCTAATCCATAAGTATGCATAAATTCTGTTGCTTCTGTTTCAGCAGTACCAGTCATTCCTGATAATTTTTTATACATTCTAAAATAATTTTGAAGTGTTATAGTTGCAAGAGTTTGGTTTTCACTAGCAATTTTAACTCCTTCTTTAGCTTCTATGGCTTGGTGAAGTCCATCTGAATATCTTCTTCCTTCCATAGCTCTTCCTGTAAATTCATCAATTATTACTACTTCACCATTATCTCTAACTAAGTAATCTCTATCTCTTTTAAACAATTCTTTAGCTTTTAAAGCTTGGTGTAAGAAGTGAGTTAATTCAACATATTCAGGTGCATATAGGTTTTCAATTTTTAAAATTTCTTCTACTCTCTTTACACCTTTTTCTGTAAATACTATAACTCTTGATTTTTCATCAACTTCATAATCTCCCCATTTTTCATCAGGAATATTCATAGCTTTCTTTTCTTTTATATTTTTAATTTTTTCAGTTTCATAACTTCTGTTAAGCATAGATACAACTTGGAAAGATATTTGATACCATTTAATTTTATCTTCAGCTGCACCTGAAATTATTAGAGGTGTTCTTGCTTCATCAATAAGTATTGAGTCAACTTCGTCCACTATACAGAAGTTAAGTTCTCTTTGAACCTTTTGATCTAAACTAGCTACCATATTATCTCTTAGATAATCAAATCCAAATTCTGAGTTTGTACCATAAGTTATATCTGAATTATATGATTTTTTTCTTTGTTCAGTTGGTAGTCCATTTAAAATAACTCCTGAACTTAAACCTAAAAATCCATATAGTCTTGACATTTGGTCTCTATCTCTTTTTGCCAAGTAGTCATTTACTGTAATTACATGTACACCATGTCCTGCAAGGGCATTTAAGTAAACTGGACAAGTTGCAACCAAAGTTTTACCTTCTCCTGTTTTCATTTCTGTAATTTTTCCTTGGTGTAAAACCATACCCCCAATTAATTGTACATCATAATGTCTTAAACCTAAAACTCTCTTTGAAGCTTCTCTAACTGTTGCAAATGCTTCAACTAGGATATCATCAAGAGTTTCTCCATTTTGTAATCTTTCTTTAAAAATATTTGTTTTGTTCTTTAATTCTTCATCTGAAAGTTTTTCATATTCAGATTCTAATGCATTGATTTTTTCAACTTCTTTTGTAAGAGCTTTAATTTCTCTGTCATTTTTAGTACCAAAAATCTTTTTAAGTAAACCACCTATCATTTTTTTCTCTTCCTCACTTTTTTTAATATCATTCTATATTTTAATATAATTTACTATCTTAGTCAAATTTATCTTTTAGTTCAATAAATTCATCCTCAGTCAATATCTTTATAGTTGGAATCTCTTGAGCTTTCTTTAATTTACTACCTGCTTTTTCTCCAACTATCAAGTAATCTAAGTTTTTACTTACAGAACTTAAATTTTTCCCACCTAATTTTTCAATTTCTTCTTTTATTTGCTCTCTTGTAAAGTGTTTTAATGTTCCTGTAAATAAGAAATTTTTTCCAGCAAAGTTAGGATTTACATTTTGAACATTAGTTTCACTTTCTTTTATTTCAAATTTTAAACCTTTTTCTTTTAAACCTTGAATAATTTTTTGATTTTTTTCCTTAGTGAAGAAAGCTATTATTTCATTAGCAGCTATTTCTCCAATTCCTTCTATTGAAGTCAATTCTTCAAAAGTCATAGTCATTAACTTATCAATATTTTTTGAAGCTTTTGCTAATATCTTAGAAGCAACCTTTCCTATAAAAGGTATTCCTAATGAATAAATAACTTTATCATAATCTCTATTCTTACTTTCTTCTATTGAATTTAAAAGATTTTCTATACTCCTTTTACCCATCTTATCAATGTTTTCTAAGGCTTCTCTATGTTCTTTTAAATCAAAAATATCAACAACAGTTTTTATATATCCTAAATCTATAAATTTCTCAACTATTTTTGAGCCTAGCCCCATAATATTTAAAGCATCTCTTGAAACAAAGTATTCTATTTCTCCTTGAACTTTTGCAGGACATTCTTCATTGATACATTTTATATCAACTAAGCCTTCTTCTCTTTCAAGTTTATGATTACATACAGGGCAATGAGTAGGTTCTTCTATTACTTTTTCATTTCCAGTTCTTTCTTCTTTTATAGCTTTTACTACTTGTGGGATAATTTCAGCAGCCTTTTCTATAAAGACTCTGTCCCCTATTCTTATATCTTTTCTTTGAATTTCACTTATATTATGTAAACTTGCTCTCTTTACTTTACTTCCAGATAATTCAACTTCTTCTAGCTCTGCAACGGGTGTTAATTTTCCAGTTCTTCCCACTTGCCAAGTTACATCATTTAATACAGTTGAAACTTGATGTGCTGGGAATTTATATGCTATTGCCCATCTAGGAGTCTTACTTGTATAACCAATTTCATTCCAAAGATTTATTTCATCAACCTTTATTACTAGACCATCTGTTTCATAAGGAAGATTTTCTCTTTCTTTTTCCCAATAATCTATTCTTTTTTCTATATCTTTTGAAGTTTCTAAAAGTTCAAATATTCCTGTTGTCTTTATTCCCATAGTTTCTAAGAATTTTATGCTTTCACTATGAGATTTTAAACCTAGTTTATCTGCTTCAACTAAGAAATAGAAGTAGGCATCTAAACCTCTTTCTTTTACAATTTTTGAATCTAATTGCCTTAAAGTTCCACTTGCAGCATTTCTTGGGTTGGCAAAAAGTTCTTCTCCTTTTTCTAACCTTTCATTATTTAATTTTTCAAAGCTGGCTAAAGGTAGTACAACTTCTCCTCTGATTTCCATATCAATAGCTTGTGGTAAAGTTTTAACAATACTAGCTATTTCTAAAATATTTTCTGTAACATCTTCTCCTATAAATCCATCTCCACGAGTTACAGCTCTAACAAGTTTTCCTTGTCTGTAAGTTAGACTGATAGATAAGCCATCAAGTTTAACTTCTAAACAATATTTTAATTCTTGTTCTTTTGTGATTTTCTTTTTAATTCTTTCAATAAATTCTACAATTTCGCCGATATTATAGCTATTAGCTAAACTTAACATTGGATGAATATGCTCAACTTTTTTAAATTTATTTTCTTTTAAACTTG
It encodes:
- a CDS encoding MATE family efflux transporter; the encoded protein is MENKHNFMETESITKLLIKFSIPAIVGMFVNALYNVVDRIYIGNIKDIGHLGITGIGVVFPVVILIFAFSLLIGIGSAAAVSLKLGMKDREEAERFLGVAVFLSFIVSVVLMIIIYFNMDKIIYLIGGSNDTFIYAKDYLFYINLGVPAAILGLVLNSVIRSDGSPKIAMGTLLIGAITNIVLDPIFIFVFGMGVKGAATATIISQYVSMFWTVYYFKSKRSKIKLIKKDIKFNFHKAKEICLLGSSAFAIQLGFGLVVYILNTVLKKYGGDTSIGAMAIVQSFITFMAMPIFGINQGIQPILGYNYGAEKYKRVKEALYKGIFAATIICIIGYTSVRLFSNTLIQIFTTKPELQEITKYGLKAYTMVFPIVGFQIVSSIYFQAVGKPRMSFFISLSRQIIVMIPCLIILPIFFGLNGIWYAAPTADSIATLITFILVRKEIKKLDKLEEMLEKRDV
- a CDS encoding TrkH family potassium uptake protein; translation: MRKLNLLKKWDSLSPYRKLIFGFLVAIFIGVILLKMPFSLRENQNISVLDSLFTIVSAICVTGLSVVDVSQVFTSTGQLIILFFIQLGGLGVMTVSIIVFLLIGKKMTFETRELLKEERNSNSNGGITSFIKYLLLTVFFIEILGALILAYGFSKYLPLEKSFFYGLFHSISAFCNAGFSLFTDSLESFKYDKIISLTISFLIVLGGIGFVTINSLFIIKKKKLKNLSLTSKFALLITFFLLTLGTVLFLIFEYNNPSTLKNMKFLDKLLNSFFQSVTLRTAGFNTVPLENIRSATVFISYIFMFIGASPGSTGGGIKTTTFGILIFYALGVLKRKEYVEVFKRRIDWELINKALAIVVISVFYIIIIITIILSIESFSIDKVIYEVISAFSTTGLSMGITSSLGAISKVLIIVTMFIGRLGPMTVALAFTNNKKSLVKYPKEDILIG
- a CDS encoding potassium channel family protein, with amino-acid sequence MKQYLVIGLGRFGESVSKTLYDAGANVLGIDVNEELIQDKIDNNILKNAVIGDASDEKILKDIGAENFDIAFVCTADIEASVMITLNLKEFGIRTIIAKAVNKKHGKVLTKVGATEIVYPEEHMGKRIAELTMNKDIIEHLKFNDNFVLVEIKAPHIFWNNSLIKLDVRNKYNINVVGIKKRGGTFLPNPTANIIIEEGDILVVITDKKTVKSFSSLI
- the mnmG gene encoding tRNA uridine-5-carboxymethylaminomethyl(34) synthesis enzyme MnmG; translation: MQEFDIIVIGAGHAGCEAALASARMGIKTAIFTISLDTIGVMSCNPSLGGPAKSHLAKEIDALGGEMGRNIDKTFIQIRVLNTKKGPAVRSLRAQADKMAYANEMKKTLEHTDNLSVIQGMVSELVVEEENGKKVIKGIKIREGLEYRAKIVILATGTFLRGLIHIGEVNFSAGRMGELSSEELPLSLKKVGLKLERFKTGTPARIDGRTIDFSVLEEQPGDKSQVLKFSNRTTDEEALSRRQISCYIAHTNDKVHEIIKNAKERSPMFNGKIQGLGPRYCPSIEDKVFRYPDKNQHHLFLEREGYETNEIYLGGMSSSLPVDVQEEMIKNLQGFENAKIMRYAYAIEYDYVPPEEIKYTLESRTIDNLFLAGQINGTSGYEEAGAQGLMAGINAVRKLRNEEPIILDRADSYIGTLIDDLVSKGTNEPYRMFTARSEYRLYLREDNADLRLSRIGYELGLIPEEEYQRVEKKRRDVELITEILTKTSVGPSNPRVNETLLKRGENPIKDGSTLLELLRRPEVTFEDIKYISEEIKGVDLQGYDHDTTYQVEITVKYQGYINRALKMIEKHKSMENKKIPTDIDYDDLKTIPKEAKDKLKRIKPINIGQASRISGVSPADIQAILIYLKMRGN
- the rsmG gene encoding 16S rRNA (guanine(527)-N(7))-methyltransferase RsmG, with product MKDYFKEGLDKIKVSYDENKIERSLKYLEILLDYNSHTNLTAIREEKAIIEKHFLDSLLLQNLLKDEDKTLIDIGTGAGFPGMILAIFNENKNFTLLDSVRKKTDFLELVKTELSLNNVEVINGRAEEIIKDRREKYDVGLCRGVSNLSVILEYEIPFLKVNGRFLPQKMIGTDEVENSSNALKVLNSKIIKEYEFKLPFSSEDRLVIEILKTKKTDIKYPRKTGIPLKKPL
- the secA gene encoding preprotein translocase subunit SecA, which encodes MIGGLLKKIFGTKNDREIKALTKEVEKINALESEYEKLSDEELKNKTNIFKERLQNGETLDDILVEAFATVREASKRVLGLRHYDVQLIGGMVLHQGKITEMKTGEGKTLVATCPVYLNALAGHGVHVITVNDYLAKRDRDQMSRLYGFLGLSSGVILNGLPTEQRKKSYNSDITYGTNSEFGFDYLRDNMVASLDQKVQRELNFCIVDEVDSILIDEARTPLIISGAAEDKIKWYQISFQVVSMLNRSYETEKIKNIKEKKAMNIPDEKWGDYEVDEKSRVIVFTEKGVKRVEEILKIENLYAPEYVELTHFLHQALKAKELFKRDRDYLVRDNGEVVIIDEFTGRAMEGRRYSDGLHQAIEAKEGVKIASENQTLATITLQNYFRMYKKLSGMTGTAETEATEFMHTYGLEVVVIPTNLPVIRKDDADLVYKTKKEKINAIIDRIQGLYEKGQPVLVGTISIKSSEELSELLKKRGIPHNVLNAKYHAKEAEIVAQAGRYKAVTIATNMAGRGTDIMLGGNPEFMALAEVDSRDDENFSEVFAKYQEQCAKEKEQVLALGGLFILGTERHESRRIDNQLRGRSGRQGDPGESEFYLSLEDDLMRLFGSERVMVWMDRLKLPEGEPITHGMINSAIEKAQKKIEARNFGIRKNLLEFDDVMNKQRTAIYESRNEALAIDNLKDKILEMLHRNITEKVYEKFAPEMREDWDIDGLNEYLKDFYVYEEADDKAYLRSTKEEYAERVYNALVEQYNNKEAELGSDLMRKLEKHILFDVVDNRWRGHLKSLDALRESIYLRAYGQRDPVTEYKLISSQIFEEMIATIQEQATSFLFKVVVNTEPVKDEEDEIEEAEIKEVNTENTDGLCSCGSGKPYEKCCGR